From Xylanibacter oryzae DSM 17970, a single genomic window includes:
- a CDS encoding hybrid sensor histidine kinase/response regulator transcription factor — protein sequence MKKNRHQSLLLIMCILLSLMVSAGTGKLYTSDKLSSSLITCICQDKYGYIWIGTEYGLNKFDGYRFTNYLHNDRDTSTITDNIISNFIVDKNGGLWIGCSKGFVKYDYSKDKFIRMPFPGNRKPRVNSILQNPHGDILIGTAGYGLYRLKHGTNTITEENKFSKRAQDKFFSRMYEDEYQNLWKSSHLSVFSCIKTKNGRFVSVRDFNSPCGPPMSFLKYSHRELLIVCMYGILKYDYMTGRLFDAGYNLEELKGSNVTIRKAIIDHAGNIYVGTLGGGLMIIPHGKNKMVKVENNNGTFSLASSNVNWLIEDKDNNLWVSCYKKGLYLLNDRKVAFTTWSFSAQNYVIGSSVSSIAKGDNGDTWCTVQGNGVYKFDRNGRITAHPASPIGTIIIYRDKQGRYWLGTESGLYSYNPSNGAYKLAKPFQGWGLNCMVDDGKGNLYISNYGKGLCIYNIKTSKCITFSMNQNHANGTLLNDWIISMKFDHYGLLWIGSSNGSQCFDPKGFNFSPYGWKNSKLLNMQSTAIAEAINGDMLLGTDAGLYVFNRKTQIISLFPHSEQLRDKVICGIVTDRKGDIWLSTSMGIWEYNKRTGKFISHISGNGLTTKEYIIGAVMHRKDDMIGFGTNDGVTVFYPELVKKNGIKMGQVYLTNFILGGKSIDCQSDYFEIPYSENSFSMEFSLLNYKNTDNIGFQYRINGTKDWTSTNEGSNAIAFNKLRPGKYIIEVRAYNNGIHSKYTKTITVIVNEPWYASTFACIIYILLISWIVYMIGAYYTRRKKTQLEEDKMKFLINATHDIRSPLTLILGPLEKLKKRLTDNENMVDLDTIDRNAKRLLLLVNQILDERKIDKNQMHLHCSKTELVGFISGILTLYNYNANERNIKINFEHKDKELFVWIDKINFDKVISNLLSNAFKYTFDGGEVTVSLSKDDKNAEIKVIDNGIGFNDEKIDRLFERFYQGGNSKDLHIEGSGIGLNLCKAIVTMHGGKINASNRDDGKNGACFTVNIPLGKEHLRQEQIEEPQYKEKDKSDDVNKQANKNYHIMIVDDDREIGQYINTELGKWYKFEVFPNGREALKALLTKNYDLVISDVMMPEMDGITLLKNIKSNSNISYIPVLLLTSKAEVSDRMEGLKKGADAFLAKPFSMQELHILIDNLIDNVRRLRGKFSGAQEQKDKIVEVEVIGNDDALMNRIMKAINENLSDPEFNVEKLTEDVGISRAQLHRKMKEITGISAGEFIRNLRLEQAGRLIREGKINVTQVAYTVGFNNQSHFSTLFKRHYGMSPTEYAADNIKKQ from the coding sequence ATGAAGAAAAATCGACATCAATCTCTTCTTTTGATAATGTGTATTTTGTTGTCTTTAATGGTATCAGCAGGTACAGGCAAATTATATACATCAGATAAATTGTCCAGTAGTCTAATAACGTGTATATGTCAAGACAAATATGGATATATTTGGATAGGTACCGAATATGGACTTAATAAATTTGATGGTTACCGTTTTACTAATTATCTACATAATGATAGAGATACGTCAACAATCACTGACAATATCATATCTAATTTTATAGTTGATAAAAATGGTGGATTGTGGATAGGATGTAGCAAGGGTTTTGTCAAATATGATTATAGCAAAGATAAATTTATAAGAATGCCATTTCCAGGTAATCGTAAACCTCGTGTAAATTCCATTTTGCAAAATCCACATGGGGACATATTAATAGGAACGGCTGGTTATGGATTATATCGTCTTAAGCATGGTACTAATACAATAACAGAAGAGAATAAGTTTTCTAAACGTGCGCAAGACAAATTTTTCAGCAGAATGTATGAGGATGAATATCAGAATCTTTGGAAAAGTAGTCATTTATCTGTTTTCTCATGCATAAAGACAAAAAACGGACGATTTGTTTCTGTGAGGGATTTTAACTCTCCTTGTGGACCTCCAATGTCATTTTTAAAGTATAGCCACAGAGAATTACTTATTGTATGTATGTATGGAATTCTCAAATACGATTATATGACTGGTAGACTATTTGATGCAGGTTATAATCTTGAAGAACTTAAAGGGAGTAATGTTACAATAAGAAAAGCGATTATTGATCATGCCGGTAATATATATGTCGGTACACTTGGAGGTGGACTGATGATTATTCCGCATGGTAAAAATAAAATGGTGAAAGTCGAAAATAATAACGGGACATTTAGCTTGGCTTCGTCTAATGTAAATTGGCTTATAGAGGATAAAGATAATAATTTGTGGGTAAGTTGTTACAAAAAGGGACTTTATCTTCTTAACGATCGTAAGGTGGCTTTTACTACATGGAGTTTTTCTGCTCAGAATTATGTCATTGGAAGTAGCGTATCTTCTATCGCGAAAGGTGATAATGGTGATACTTGGTGCACCGTACAAGGTAATGGTGTATATAAGTTTGATCGTAATGGCAGAATAACTGCACACCCTGCGTCTCCTATAGGTACAATAATAATATATAGAGACAAACAAGGACGATATTGGTTGGGAACTGAAAGTGGACTGTATAGTTATAACCCCTCCAATGGAGCATACAAGCTAGCTAAGCCTTTTCAGGGATGGGGCCTTAACTGTATGGTAGACGATGGAAAGGGTAATCTTTACATATCCAACTATGGTAAAGGATTATGCATTTATAATATTAAGACAAGTAAGTGCATCACATTTAGTATGAATCAGAATCATGCTAATGGAACTTTGCTGAATGATTGGATAATATCAATGAAATTTGATCATTATGGACTGTTGTGGATAGGTTCATCCAATGGCTCGCAATGTTTTGACCCGAAAGGCTTTAATTTCAGTCCTTATGGATGGAAAAACAGTAAACTTCTGAATATGCAAAGTACAGCTATTGCTGAGGCTATTAATGGAGATATGCTTCTAGGTACAGACGCAGGATTGTATGTTTTCAACCGTAAGACCCAAATAATATCTTTATTCCCTCATTCAGAACAGTTAAGGGATAAAGTTATATGTGGAATCGTGACCGATCGTAAAGGTGATATTTGGTTAAGTACTTCAATGGGAATATGGGAATATAATAAGAGAACAGGGAAATTCATAAGTCATATTTCTGGTAATGGACTTACTACGAAAGAATATATTATAGGTGCTGTTATGCATAGAAAGGATGATATGATAGGCTTCGGTACTAATGATGGAGTTACTGTGTTCTATCCTGAATTGGTGAAAAAGAATGGAATAAAGATGGGGCAGGTATATCTCACTAATTTTATTTTGGGAGGGAAAAGTATAGACTGTCAGAGTGATTATTTTGAAATACCATACTCTGAGAATTCTTTCTCAATGGAGTTTTCTCTATTAAACTATAAAAATACTGATAACATAGGATTCCAATATAGAATAAATGGAACAAAAGATTGGACTTCAACAAATGAAGGTAGTAATGCGATTGCATTTAATAAACTACGTCCAGGTAAGTACATTATTGAAGTTCGAGCTTATAACAATGGTATTCATTCAAAATATACAAAGACTATAACTGTCATTGTTAATGAACCATGGTACGCCTCCACGTTTGCTTGTATAATATATATATTATTGATATCATGGATTGTCTATATGATTGGAGCGTACTATACACGCAGAAAGAAAACCCAGCTGGAGGAAGATAAAATGAAGTTCCTTATTAATGCAACTCATGATATCCGTTCTCCGCTAACTCTTATCCTTGGACCATTGGAAAAATTAAAGAAACGGTTAACTGATAATGAAAATATGGTCGATCTAGACACAATAGATAGAAATGCCAAGAGACTTCTGTTGTTAGTAAATCAGATTCTTGATGAGCGAAAAATTGATAAAAATCAGATGCACTTACATTGTTCTAAGACCGAATTGGTTGGATTTATAAGTGGAATACTTACTCTTTATAATTATAATGCAAATGAACGAAATATAAAGATAAACTTTGAGCATAAAGATAAAGAACTTTTTGTGTGGATAGACAAAATAAATTTTGATAAAGTCATATCCAACTTATTGTCAAATGCCTTTAAGTATACATTTGATGGTGGTGAAGTCACTGTATCATTGTCAAAGGATGATAAAAACGCAGAGATTAAAGTTATAGATAATGGTATAGGCTTTAATGATGAAAAGATTGACAGACTTTTTGAAAGATTCTATCAGGGAGGCAATTCTAAAGATTTACATATAGAAGGATCCGGCATTGGATTGAATTTATGTAAAGCTATAGTTACGATGCATGGAGGTAAAATAAATGCATCAAATAGAGATGATGGAAAGAATGGCGCTTGTTTTACGGTTAATATACCTTTAGGTAAAGAACATCTAAGGCAGGAACAAATAGAAGAACCACAATATAAGGAAAAAGATAAATCAGATGACGTAAATAAACAAGCAAATAAAAACTATCATATAATGATAGTTGATGATGACCGCGAGATAGGACAGTATATCAATACAGAGTTGGGAAAATGGTATAAGTTTGAGGTTTTTCCTAATGGACGGGAAGCTTTGAAAGCTTTATTGACAAAGAACTATGATTTGGTGATATCAGATGTGATGATGCCAGAGATGGATGGAATAACGCTATTAAAGAATATTAAAAGTAATTCTAACATCAGTTATATACCTGTTTTGCTGCTTACATCTAAAGCTGAAGTCAGTGATCGTATGGAGGGATTAAAAAAAGGAGCAGATGCCTTTTTGGCAAAACCGTTTAGTATGCAAGAACTGCATATATTGATAGATAATCTTATTGATAATGTCCGTAGACTCCGTGGAAAATTCTCAGGTGCACAAGAGCAGAAAGATAAAATAGTGGAGGTGGAGGTAATAGGTAATGATGATGCCCTTATGAATAGAATAATGAAGGCTATTAATGAAAACCTGTCAGATCCTGAATTCAATGTAGAAAAACTCACAGAGGATGTTGGTATTAGTAGAGCCCAACTGCATCGTAAGATGAAAGAGATTACCGGAATATCAGCAGGCGAATTTATCAGAAATCTACGTTTGGAACAAGCCGGGCGACTTATCCGCGAAGGTAAAATAAATGTTACGCAGGTCGCTTATACAGTAGGATTTAATAACCAATCGCATTTCTCTACCTTATTTAAAAGACATTATGGGATGTCTCCTACAGAATATGCTGCAGATAATATTAAAAAACAATAA
- a CDS encoding MFS transporter, producing MNNKILLREKVGYSLGDVAANLVFQMMMIFQLKFYTDIFGLDGAVAGSVLLIARFVDAFVDPMVGIITDRTKTRWGKYRPWVLWTSIPFCVFYVLAFYNPGIHDKTMVAVYATVSYVLLMSAYSFNNTPYSALGGVMTGDIKERTSITSIRFIGSTIAQFIVQGLTLPLVSKFGHGDNSHGWFCTILLFASISFICFIITFISARERISPPPQQKMNIKEDIKETFTDIPWRAMFVLTLFIFITLAMWGSAMSFYFQSYVDQHALYKFLDSLGLVSTSTNVHGVGATILSAFNLIAHKESDAYSIGFSVFNMMGAIVQFFGVVLLSNYLANRFGKKQTFIVCLALTAIFTAAFYIPNVGDIHLMFVLCFLKSLAYAPTVPLLWAMIGDVADHVEYVNHRRATGFCFSGVVFALKAGLGLGGAFAGLILSSFGYISGNFGVQSDSAVEGIRLVSSIVPAILFGVGVVCLFFYPITKRFNENMQAELAARRKLNEQ from the coding sequence ATGAACAATAAAATTTTACTTCGCGAGAAAGTTGGTTACTCATTAGGCGACGTCGCTGCCAATCTGGTTTTCCAGATGATGATGATATTCCAGCTCAAATTCTACACGGATATATTTGGATTGGATGGCGCCGTTGCCGGTTCCGTCCTTCTTATTGCCCGCTTCGTAGATGCATTCGTAGATCCTATGGTAGGAATCATAACAGACCGTACCAAAACACGCTGGGGAAAGTATCGTCCATGGGTATTATGGACATCAATTCCATTCTGCGTATTCTATGTATTGGCATTCTACAATCCTGGTATACATGACAAAACTATGGTGGCTGTTTATGCTACCGTGTCTTATGTACTGCTAATGTCAGCTTATTCATTCAACAACACGCCTTATTCAGCTTTAGGAGGTGTAATGACGGGTGATATAAAGGAACGTACCAGTATAACCAGTATCCGTTTTATCGGTTCGACAATCGCTCAGTTTATAGTACAAGGACTTACTTTGCCTCTTGTCTCTAAATTTGGCCACGGTGATAACAGCCACGGATGGTTCTGTACAATACTCTTGTTTGCTTCCATATCATTCATATGTTTTATTATAACATTCATTTCAGCAAGAGAACGTATATCCCCTCCTCCACAGCAGAAGATGAATATCAAAGAAGATATAAAGGAAACATTTACGGATATTCCATGGAGAGCTATGTTCGTACTTACTTTGTTCATCTTTATAACATTGGCTATGTGGGGTAGTGCTATGAGTTTCTACTTCCAAAGTTACGTAGACCAGCATGCATTGTATAAATTTTTAGATTCACTGGGACTAGTATCTACATCTACCAATGTACACGGAGTAGGAGCGACTATTCTTAGTGCATTCAACCTTATTGCACACAAAGAGAGTGATGCTTATTCTATAGGGTTCTCCGTATTTAATATGATGGGGGCAATAGTCCAATTCTTTGGAGTGGTACTTCTATCTAACTACTTAGCAAACCGCTTTGGTAAGAAACAAACATTTATAGTTTGTCTTGCACTTACAGCTATATTCACTGCAGCATTCTATATTCCTAATGTAGGAGATATACATCTTATGTTCGTGCTTTGCTTCCTAAAGAGTCTTGCATATGCACCAACAGTACCTCTGTTATGGGCTATGATAGGCGACGTAGCTGACCACGTTGAATATGTAAATCACCGCCGGGCAACAGGTTTCTGTTTTTCAGGTGTAGTATTCGCTCTTAAGGCAGGTCTTGGATTAGGAGGAGCATTTGCCGGTCTTATTCTTTCTTCTTTCGGCTATATATCCGGTAACTTTGGTGTTCAATCAGACTCTGCCGTAGAAGGTATACGTCTTGTTTCAAGTATTGTACCTGCAATATTATTTGGAGTTGGTGTTGTTTGCCTGTTCTTTTATCCTATAACTAAACGATTTAATGAAAATATGCAGGCAGAATTGGCTGCTCGCCGTAAACTTAATGAACAATGA
- a CDS encoding endo-1,4-beta-xylanase — MRKTILSIILILALPSAIMAGNRAASLKDVLGKYFLIGAAVNVPQTDGRDVKGAEVVKDNFNAIVAENCMKSEVLQPVEGKFNWEDADKLIKFGEENNLTITGHCLVWHSQAPRWFFVDSLGKPVSREVLIERLHKHISTVVSRYKGKILGWDVVNEAINDDGTYRKSPFYNIIGPEFIDLAFKFAHEADPNAQLYYNDYSMAKPGKRAAVCKLVRHLQSIGCRIDAVGMQSHNGLDFPDLKDYEASIDSFAACGVKVMFTELDLNLLPNPQYFGGADVSQNFRYDKKYNPYPNGLDKAMNRKFEDRYMEFFKIYRKHASQISRITLWGVSDKSSWLNNWPIPGRSSYPLLFDRDYKAKPVVKKIINLFK; from the coding sequence ATGAGAAAAACCATTTTATCAATAATTTTAATACTTGCTCTGCCATCAGCCATAATGGCTGGTAACAGAGCTGCTAGCCTTAAAGATGTACTTGGCAAGTATTTTCTTATAGGTGCAGCAGTTAATGTACCACAAACAGATGGACGAGATGTCAAAGGTGCAGAAGTAGTTAAAGATAATTTCAATGCTATCGTAGCTGAAAACTGTATGAAGTCAGAGGTTTTACAACCTGTTGAAGGCAAGTTCAACTGGGAGGATGCCGACAAGTTAATAAAATTTGGAGAAGAAAACAACCTTACTATAACAGGTCATTGTCTTGTATGGCATTCTCAAGCCCCGAGGTGGTTTTTTGTTGATTCATTAGGAAAACCAGTAAGCAGAGAAGTTCTTATTGAAAGATTACACAAACATATATCAACCGTTGTAAGTAGATATAAAGGTAAAATCCTGGGATGGGATGTCGTAAACGAAGCTATAAATGATGATGGAACATACCGTAAGTCACCTTTTTATAATATTATAGGCCCTGAATTCATCGACCTGGCATTTAAATTTGCACACGAAGCTGATCCAAATGCTCAACTATACTATAATGACTATTCTATGGCTAAACCAGGGAAACGTGCCGCAGTATGCAAACTTGTACGCCATTTACAATCTATAGGATGCAGAATAGATGCTGTAGGAATGCAGTCACACAATGGCTTGGATTTCCCAGACCTCAAAGATTATGAAGCATCGATTGATTCATTCGCGGCTTGTGGAGTAAAAGTTATGTTTACAGAACTAGATTTGAACCTACTTCCAAATCCTCAATATTTCGGAGGAGCAGATGTCAGTCAAAATTTCAGATACGACAAAAAATATAACCCATATCCAAATGGATTAGATAAAGCAATGAACCGTAAGTTCGAAGACCGCTATATGGAATTTTTTAAAATATATAGGAAACATGCTAGCCAGATATCGCGTATCACCCTATGGGGAGTATCAGACAAGAGCTCATGGCTCAACAACTGGCCAATACCAGGAAGGAGCAGTTACCCTCTTCTATTTGACCGTGATTACAAAGCTAAACCTGTAGTAAAGAAAATAATAAACCTGTTCAAATAA
- a CDS encoding glycoside hydrolase family 43 protein, which translates to MKKARYLFPSDYMADPAAHVFNGKLYIYPSHDWESGIPENDNGDHFNMKDYHCLSINDIENDLASDEGVILSVEDIPWAGRQLWDNDVVEKNGKYYLIYCMKDKTDIFHLGVAIADRPEGPFRPEANPIRGSYSIDPCVFKDDDNSVYVYFGGIWGGQLQRYKDNKALENAFLPEGKQVALPSRVVKMTDDVLQFAEEPKPVLVIDDNGEPLKADDPHRFFEASWMHKYKGKYYFTYSTGDTHFLCYAVGDNPYGPFTYKGVILDPVVGWTTHHSIAEYKGHWYLFHHDCVPSNDKTWLRSLKVVEIEYDKNGNIKKVM; encoded by the coding sequence ATGAAAAAAGCAAGATATCTATTTCCTAGTGATTATATGGCAGATCCTGCTGCACATGTATTCAATGGCAAATTATACATCTACCCATCTCACGATTGGGAATCGGGTATACCTGAGAATGACAACGGCGACCACTTCAACATGAAAGATTACCATTGTCTTTCTATAAATGATATAGAAAATGACTTAGCTTCTGATGAAGGAGTAATACTAAGTGTAGAAGACATTCCATGGGCAGGGCGCCAGTTGTGGGATAATGATGTTGTAGAGAAAAATGGAAAATATTATCTGATCTACTGCATGAAAGACAAAACAGACATTTTCCATCTTGGAGTTGCAATAGCAGATCGACCCGAAGGGCCATTCAGACCTGAAGCCAATCCTATAAGAGGTTCTTATTCTATAGACCCTTGTGTCTTCAAAGATGACGACAATAGCGTATATGTCTATTTTGGAGGCATCTGGGGTGGACAATTACAAAGATACAAAGACAATAAGGCACTTGAAAATGCATTTCTTCCTGAAGGAAAGCAGGTAGCCCTACCCTCTAGAGTTGTAAAGATGACTGACGATGTACTACAGTTCGCTGAAGAGCCAAAACCTGTATTAGTGATAGACGATAATGGTGAACCGCTAAAAGCAGACGATCCACACCGTTTCTTTGAAGCATCATGGATGCACAAGTACAAAGGTAAATACTACTTCACGTATTCTACAGGTGACACTCATTTTTTATGCTATGCGGTTGGAGACAACCCATATGGCCCTTTCACATACAAAGGAGTAATACTCGACCCTGTTGTAGGTTGGACTACACATCATTCTATCGCAGAATATAAAGGTCATTGGTATCTTTTTCATCATGACTGTGTACCTTCTAATGACAAGACTTGGCTACGCAGCCTCAAGGTTGTAGAAATTGAATATGACAAAAATGGTAATATAAAGAAAGTAATGTGA
- a CDS encoding arginine repressor, with the protein MRIKSDRLEALKMLISSTELGSQEEVLKALKEEGFNLTQATLSRDLKQLKVAKAASMNGKYVYVLPNETMYKRIAKPRSATEMLQTSGFLSINFSANIGVIKTRPGYASSIAYNIDNSSIDEVIGTIAGDDTILIVTKEGTFKNDVIDALRAVISNIK; encoded by the coding sequence ATGAGAATTAAAAGCGACAGATTAGAAGCATTAAAAATGCTTATTTCAAGCACAGAGCTTGGCAGTCAGGAGGAAGTGCTAAAAGCCTTAAAAGAGGAAGGATTCAATCTTACTCAGGCAACACTAAGCCGTGACTTGAAACAACTAAAAGTAGCTAAAGCAGCTAGTATGAACGGTAAGTACGTATATGTATTGCCTAACGAAACAATGTACAAAAGAATAGCCAAGCCAAGATCTGCCACAGAAATGCTGCAGACCTCAGGATTTTTATCAATAAATTTCTCAGCCAACATTGGAGTAATAAAGACAAGACCTGGATATGCTAGTAGTATCGCTTATAACATTGATAACAGTAGCATCGACGAAGTTATTGGTACTATTGCGGGTGACGATACAATATTGATCGTAACAAAGGAAGGGACATTTAAAAATGATGTCATTGACGCTCTTAGAGCTGTCATTTCCAACATAAAGTAA
- a CDS encoding GNAT family N-acetyltransferase, with protein sequence MEEIIVVVADASHEKYVDTILETITAAAKVRGTGIAKRTHEYVATKMREGKAVIALCGEEFAGFSYIETWGNKHYVTTSGLIVSPNYRNKGVAKHIKDMTFTLARTRWPNAKIFSLTSGSAVMKMNTHLGYMPVTFSDLTDDEAFWRGCEGCVNVDVLKRTERKYCICTGMLYDPEEHHNEPLPAELPKDIKDRLRKIDI encoded by the coding sequence ATGGAAGAAATTATAGTTGTGGTGGCCGATGCTTCCCACGAAAAATACGTCGACACCATATTGGAAACTATTACAGCCGCCGCAAAAGTAAGAGGAACGGGTATTGCCAAACGTACTCACGAATACGTGGCAACAAAGATGAGAGAAGGCAAGGCTGTAATTGCTCTATGCGGCGAAGAATTCGCCGGATTCAGTTATATTGAGACTTGGGGGAACAAACATTATGTTACTACATCAGGACTTATTGTTTCACCCAATTACCGTAATAAAGGCGTGGCAAAGCATATTAAGGATATGACTTTCACACTAGCGCGTACAAGATGGCCTAACGCTAAAATATTCAGTCTCACAAGTGGCTCAGCTGTTATGAAAATGAATACTCACCTAGGGTATATGCCTGTAACATTTTCTGACCTTACAGATGATGAAGCATTTTGGCGTGGATGTGAAGGTTGCGTAAATGTTGATGTTCTGAAACGTACCGAAAGGAAATATTGTATATGCACAGGTATGCTTTATGATCCGGAAGAGCATCATAACGAACCTTTGCCTGCAGAACTTCCAAAGGATATTAAAGACAGACTTAGAAAAATAGACATATAA
- a CDS encoding argininosuccinate synthase, giving the protein MAKKKVVVAFSGGLDTSYTVMKLSHDMGYDVYAACANTGGFSAEQLKKNEENAFKLGAKEYVTLDVTQEYYEKSLKYMIYGNVMRNNCYPISVSSERIFQAIAIARYAKDINADAIAHGSTGAGNDQIRFDMTFLVMAPGVEIITLTRDKALSRKDEVDYLNENGFFADFTKLKYSYNVGIWGTSICGGEILDSTQGLPEEAYLKHVTRHEESELKIEFKKGEITSVNGEEFDDKIKAIQKIEEIGASYGIGRDCNVGDTIIGIKGRVGFEAAAPKLIIEAHRLLEKYTLSKWQQYWKDQIGNWYGMFLHESQYLEPVMPDIEAMLSSSQRNVNGTAILKLRPLGFETVGVDSADDLLKSKLGEYGEMQHGWTAEEAKGFIKVLSTPLRVYYGVHPDEKR; this is encoded by the coding sequence ATGGCAAAGAAGAAAGTAGTTGTAGCTTTTTCAGGAGGACTGGATACTTCGTATACAGTAATGAAGCTATCGCACGATATGGGATATGATGTTTATGCTGCTTGTGCCAACACTGGGGGATTCAGTGCAGAGCAGTTGAAGAAAAATGAGGAAAATGCTTTTAAACTTGGAGCGAAGGAGTATGTTACACTAGATGTAACTCAAGAATATTACGAGAAGAGTTTAAAATATATGATATATGGTAACGTAATGCGTAACAACTGCTACCCTATTTCTGTTTCTTCTGAACGTATTTTTCAAGCTATTGCCATCGCCAGATATGCAAAAGATATAAATGCTGACGCCATTGCTCATGGTAGTACCGGTGCCGGTAATGACCAGATCCGTTTTGACATGACATTCCTAGTTATGGCTCCGGGTGTTGAAATAATTACCCTTACCCGCGACAAAGCGCTTTCTCGTAAAGATGAAGTTGACTATCTGAACGAAAACGGATTTTTTGCAGATTTTACGAAACTGAAATATTCTTATAATGTTGGCATTTGGGGCACAAGCATATGTGGAGGTGAAATTCTTGACAGCACGCAAGGACTACCAGAAGAAGCTTACCTGAAACACGTAACACGCCATGAAGAAAGTGAACTCAAAATTGAATTCAAAAAAGGTGAAATAACTTCAGTCAATGGAGAAGAATTTGATGATAAGATAAAGGCTATACAAAAGATTGAAGAAATAGGAGCATCGTATGGCATCGGTCGTGACTGCAATGTTGGTGACACTATTATTGGAATAAAGGGACGTGTTGGTTTTGAAGCAGCAGCCCCAAAACTTATAATAGAGGCTCATCGACTGCTTGAAAAATATACATTAAGCAAATGGCAACAATATTGGAAAGACCAAATAGGTAACTGGTACGGAATGTTCTTGCATGAGAGTCAATATCTTGAACCTGTAATGCCTGACATAGAAGCTATGCTAAGTAGTAGTCAGCGTAATGTGAACGGTACTGCAATACTAAAGCTCCGCCCATTAGGATTTGAAACTGTAGGTGTTGATTCTGCCGATGATTTGTTGAAAAGCAAATTAGGAGAATATGGCGAGATGCAACATGGTTGGACTGCAGAAGAAGCAAAGGGATTCATAAAAGTGCTAAGTACCCCCCTTCGCGTTTACTATGGTGTTCATCCTGATGAGAAAAGATAA
- the argC gene encoding N-acetyl-gamma-glutamyl-phosphate reductase produces the protein MIKVGILGGAGYTAGELIRLLMNHPQADIKFVNSESNAGNLITDVHEGLYGETDIKFTSEMPFSDVDVVFFCFGHGKSEAFLKEHDIPANIKIIDMAQDFRLEAEDNDYVYGLPEINKDKIAKAQHIANPGCFATCIQLGLLPAANMELIRDDVSVNAITGSTGAGVKPGATTHFSWRNNNMSIYKPFQHQHVPEIKQSLKQVQGFLNADIDFIPYRGDFARGIFATEVIKTDEDIDKIIAGYKEFYNDAVFTHYIDKAIDMKQVVNTNKALVHCEKYGNKLLVTSTIDNLLKGAVGQAVQNMNIMFGLEENSGLKLKPSAF, from the coding sequence ATGATTAAAGTAGGAATTCTAGGTGGTGCAGGATACACAGCTGGCGAACTTATACGTCTGTTGATGAATCATCCACAAGCAGATATAAAATTTGTAAACAGTGAAAGCAATGCCGGTAATTTGATTACAGACGTTCATGAAGGCCTATATGGTGAAACAGACATAAAGTTCACTTCTGAAATGCCTTTCTCGGATGTTGATGTGGTTTTCTTTTGTTTCGGTCATGGTAAAAGCGAAGCTTTTCTTAAGGAGCACGATATACCTGCAAACATTAAGATTATAGATATGGCTCAAGATTTCCGTCTTGAAGCAGAAGACAATGATTACGTATACGGACTACCTGAAATTAATAAGGATAAAATTGCTAAAGCTCAACATATTGCTAATCCTGGTTGCTTTGCAACTTGTATACAACTAGGGCTGCTCCCGGCAGCTAATATGGAACTTATACGAGATGATGTATCTGTAAATGCCATAACAGGAAGCACTGGCGCAGGCGTAAAGCCTGGAGCTACGACGCATTTCAGCTGGCGTAACAACAATATGAGTATTTACAAACCATTCCAACATCAGCATGTACCTGAAATAAAGCAAAGTCTAAAACAAGTACAAGGATTTCTTAATGCGGACATAGACTTTATCCCTTATCGTGGTGACTTCGCCCGTGGAATATTCGCCACTGAGGTAATAAAGACAGATGAGGATATAGATAAAATAATAGCCGGATACAAAGAATTTTATAATGATGCAGTGTTTACACACTATATAGATAAGGCTATTGACATGAAGCAAGTAGTAAATACTAATAAAGCTCTAGTACACTGCGAGAAGTATGGCAATAAGCTGCTAGTAACATCTACAATAGACAATTTATTGAAGGGTGCTGTAGGTCAAGCTGTACAAAATATGAATATCATGTTTGGCCTCGAAGAGAATTCCGGCTTGAAATTAAAACCTTCTGCTTTTTAA